A window of the Alnus glutinosa chromosome 4, dhAlnGlut1.1, whole genome shotgun sequence genome harbors these coding sequences:
- the LOC133866370 gene encoding uncharacterized protein LOC133866370, whose product MSLISWNCRGLGNLRLVRDLCQMVKEKRPSFVFRLETISTKHRMELLRVNMGFVGAVVVNPIGRSGGLALMWKDDCNLEIFNYSRRYINAIIKSRDDNFVWKFTGFYGNPETAKREESWSLLRHLKTHAPLPWLCVGDFNEILSQDEQEGDVVLRERQMDGLHTALADCQLGDLGYFGSRFTWSNKHGNNTFTKERLDRAVANSEWCGRFHIVSAMILAARTSNHSPVHVLFRDQLMERYSYKRRFKFEDSWYTDVECQTLIAAEWENDVLGGDSMHDVQRWLSTCQQTLSRWSRENFGNAGK is encoded by the coding sequence ATGAGTCTTATCAGTTGGAACTGCCGAGGGCTTGGTAACCTTCGGTTAGTTCGAGATCTTTGCCAGATGGTAAAGGAAAAGAGACCAAGTTTCGTGTTTCGTTTGGAAACTATTAGCACGAAACATCGCATGGAGTTACTTAGAGTAAATATGGGGTTTGTTGGAGCTGTTGTTGTGAACCCGATTGGCAGAAGTGGTGGGCTTGCGTTAATGTGGAAGGATGATTGTAATttagaaattttcaattattctcGGAGGTATATAAACGCAATCATCAAATCTAGAGATGATAATTTTGTTTGGAAATTCACAGGGTTCTATGGGAATCCAGAGACTGCAAAGCGAGAAGAGTCATGGTCACTTCTTAGACATTTGAAAACCCATGCACCACTACCTTGGTTGTGTGTGGGtgatttcaatgaaattttgTCGCAAGATGAGCAGGAGGGGGACGTTGTTCTCCGTGAAAGACAAATGGATGGTTTGCACACTGCATTGGCAGACTGTCAGTTAGGTGATCTGGGGTATTTTGGTTCGAGATTCACGTGGAGTAATAAACATGGCAACAATACTTTCACCAAAGAACGTTTGGATAGGGCGGTGGCTAATAGCGAGTGGTGTGGTCGTTTCCACATTGTTTCGGCTATGATTCTGGCGGCCCGTACTTCTAACCATAGTCCAGTTCATGTGTTATTTAGAGACCAACTGATGGAGAGGTACTCTTATAAACGCCGGTTTAAATTTGAAGATAGTTGGTATACCGATGTAGAGTGCCAGACTCTAATAGCGGCTGAATGGGAAAACGACGTTTTGGGGGGAGATTCCATGCATGATGTGCAACGTTGGCTTTCGACTTGTCAACAAACTTTGTCTCGGTGGAGTCGGGAAAATTTTGGTAATGCTGGGAAGTAG